In a single window of the Anaerocolumna cellulosilytica genome:
- a CDS encoding glycoside hydrolase family 43 protein, whose translation MNKKLLIGMCMLCMGLTAGCADKGNGEIPVVKNKTLVEVEESKDKDNKGDGIVEDTEQYVKNNDKISIGENIKLTADNPVNYSFKNVSVHDPSVIKAEGTYYVFGSHLAGAKTKDFLDWTLIGSGVTANNPIISDARTEMKEAFEWAKTDTFWAPDVIQLADGRFYMYYCTCEGSSPLASLGIAVADKVEGPYKDLGIILKSGMGADMPSEDGDRYDAVRQPNVVDPCLYFDAEGRLWMMYGSYSGGIFVLEMNKATGFPLESGYGKKILGGNHVRIEGPYVQYSPETKYYYLFLSYGGLAADGGYNIRVARSKNPDGPYYDAAGKDMIDCKGATGTFFSDASIFKYGTKLMGNYRFDWIEGEESKIRTGYISPGHNSTFYEEESGKYFLIFHTRFEARGEAHEVRVHQMYMNEDGWPVVSPYRYVGETLGNYTDDEVVGIYKYINHSNTITPEVVRSELIELKSDSSISGAATGSWKLKEDGTAIEITLGEEVYKGVVNIQWDEPGKKNVMTFTALSKNGIAIWGSGIHAIE comes from the coding sequence GTGAATAAAAAATTACTCATAGGGATGTGTATGCTATGTATGGGTTTAACTGCCGGGTGTGCTGATAAGGGGAATGGAGAGATTCCTGTCGTAAAAAACAAAACCTTGGTGGAAGTAGAGGAAAGTAAAGATAAGGATAATAAGGGGGACGGTATTGTGGAAGATACAGAGCAGTATGTGAAGAATAACGATAAAATTTCAATAGGAGAAAATATAAAGCTTACAGCGGATAATCCGGTAAACTATAGCTTTAAGAATGTGTCAGTGCACGACCCTTCTGTGATAAAGGCGGAAGGAACTTATTACGTATTTGGATCTCATCTTGCAGGTGCAAAGACGAAAGATTTCCTTGACTGGACATTAATAGGTTCCGGTGTAACGGCAAACAATCCCATTATATCTGATGCTAGAACAGAAATGAAGGAAGCCTTTGAATGGGCTAAAACAGATACGTTTTGGGCACCGGATGTGATTCAACTAGCAGACGGAAGATTTTATATGTATTACTGCACCTGTGAGGGGAGCTCTCCGCTGGCAAGCCTTGGTATCGCAGTGGCTGATAAGGTAGAGGGACCTTATAAAGATTTGGGTATCATTCTAAAGTCTGGTATGGGAGCTGATATGCCAAGTGAAGACGGAGACCGTTACGATGCGGTAAGACAACCTAATGTGGTTGATCCTTGCCTGTATTTTGACGCAGAAGGAAGATTATGGATGATGTATGGCTCCTATTCAGGCGGTATATTTGTTCTGGAGATGAATAAAGCAACAGGCTTTCCCTTAGAAAGTGGATATGGGAAGAAGATACTGGGAGGAAACCATGTACGAATTGAAGGGCCCTATGTGCAATACAGTCCGGAAACTAAATATTATTACCTGTTTTTATCTTATGGCGGATTAGCAGCGGACGGAGGTTATAATATACGTGTTGCGCGTTCTAAGAATCCGGATGGCCCTTATTATGATGCAGCAGGGAAGGATATGATTGACTGTAAAGGAGCAACCGGAACTTTTTTCAGTGATGCATCTATTTTTAAGTATGGTACAAAGCTAATGGGAAATTATCGTTTTGATTGGATTGAAGGAGAAGAAAGTAAGATAAGAACGGGTTATATATCGCCTGGGCATAACTCAACCTTTTATGAAGAGGAAAGCGGTAAATATTTTTTGATTTTTCATACCAGATTTGAAGCCAGAGGGGAAGCCCATGAGGTACGGGTTCATCAGATGTATATGAATGAAGACGGATGGCCGGTTGTTTCGCCTTACCGATATGTTGGGGAAACACTAGGTAATTATACAGACGATGAAGTAGTCGGAATCTATAAGTATATTAATCATAGTAACACTATTACTCCAGAGGTTGTTAGATCGGAATTGATAGAATTAAAAAGTGATTCTTCTATTAGTGGTGCGGCTACAGGAAGCTGGAAGCTGAAAGAGGATGGAACTGCTATAGAGATAACCCTTGGAGAAGAAGTATATAAAGGGGTGGTGAATATACAATGGGATGAACCTGGTAAGAAGAATGTTATGACTTTTACAGCACTTTCTAAGAATGGCATTGCAATATGGGGCAGTGGTATACATGCAATAGAATAA